The Myxococcota bacterium genome window below encodes:
- a CDS encoding ATP-binding protein, with product MNAFTALQLVDLCALLVCATVIVARDPGDRGNRSAAMLLYSGAIWASCQLLWTTTDSPERALGLLRLSSLGWAALGPLSARFILDVTRAPAPTLRRALPFFFAGSGAVVVADLLTPWIHTGAVRMSWGWGYRFGWLYPASFALNVSAFVWALVIATRAYRASRLGSERRQGLWLGAGTAQLLFVGGTSDGLLPWLGHPVPQVATTSYAAMGVLFAWSLSRFGYSILSPGTFAAQITETMSEGLALVRLDGSIRSANAGLVRMLGLPLEQVESRRIGEILSLALASPPVEVEETRAWLYGPGEQRVPVSVSARLLRDRRGVETGLAVVVRDMREIEALQRRLVLSARMAAVGQLAAGVAHEVNNPTAYVRSNMLLLREYWGNAADLLIGRGEDDEKTRLFADGAELIDESLEGIERITSIVQQIGRFTRADEGARETAELELILDSALRMARPRLRDGIALERASGPLPPLECAPRELEQVFLNLLLNAADASAGGGTIRITTAREGDRARIDVADEGAGIAREHLPRVFDPFFTTKPVGEGTGLGLSICYEIVERHGGEIEVSSELGRGTVFTVRLPLTPRT from the coding sequence GATCGTGGCGCGCGACCCCGGCGACCGCGGCAACCGCTCCGCGGCCATGCTCTTGTACAGCGGCGCGATCTGGGCCAGCTGCCAGCTGTTGTGGACCACGACCGACTCCCCCGAGCGCGCGCTCGGACTCTTGCGGCTGTCGTCGTTGGGCTGGGCGGCGCTCGGCCCGCTGTCGGCGCGCTTCATCCTCGATGTGACTCGCGCGCCCGCGCCCACGCTGCGGCGCGCGCTGCCGTTCTTCTTCGCCGGCAGCGGAGCGGTGGTGGTGGCGGACTTGCTCACGCCCTGGATCCACACCGGTGCCGTGCGCATGTCGTGGGGCTGGGGCTACCGCTTCGGCTGGCTGTATCCCGCGAGCTTCGCGCTCAACGTGAGCGCCTTCGTGTGGGCGCTCGTGATTGCCACGCGCGCCTACCGCGCGAGCCGGCTCGGCAGCGAGCGCCGCCAGGGGCTGTGGCTCGGCGCGGGTACGGCACAGCTCTTGTTCGTGGGCGGTACCTCGGACGGCCTCCTGCCCTGGCTCGGCCATCCCGTGCCGCAGGTCGCGACCACGTCCTATGCCGCCATGGGCGTCTTGTTCGCCTGGAGTCTCTCGCGCTTCGGCTACTCGATCCTCTCACCCGGCACGTTCGCGGCGCAGATCACCGAGACCATGAGCGAGGGCCTGGCGCTGGTGCGGCTCGACGGCAGCATCCGCTCGGCCAACGCGGGGCTCGTGCGCATGCTCGGCCTGCCGCTCGAACAGGTCGAGTCACGGCGCATCGGCGAGATCCTGTCCCTCGCGCTCGCCAGCCCGCCGGTCGAGGTCGAAGAGACGCGTGCCTGGCTCTACGGACCCGGCGAGCAGCGCGTGCCCGTGTCGGTGAGCGCTCGACTTCTGCGCGACCGGCGCGGGGTCGAGACGGGCCTGGCCGTGGTGGTGCGAGACATGCGCGAGATCGAGGCGCTGCAGCGCCGGCTCGTGCTGTCGGCCCGCATGGCCGCGGTCGGTCAGCTGGCCGCGGGCGTGGCGCACGAGGTCAACAACCCGACCGCGTACGTGCGCTCGAACATGCTGCTGTTGCGCGAGTACTGGGGCAACGCAGCCGACCTCCTGATCGGGCGCGGCGAGGACGACGAGAAGACCCGGCTGTTCGCCGACGGCGCCGAGCTGATCGACGAGTCACTGGAGGGCATCGAGCGCATCACCTCGATCGTGCAGCAGATCGGCCGCTTCACGCGCGCCGACGAGGGCGCGCGCGAGACCGCCGAGCTCGAGCTGATACTCGACTCCGCGCTGCGCATGGCCCGGCCGCGCCTGCGCGACGGCATCGCGCTCGAACGCGCGTCGGGGCCGCTGCCGCCCTTGGAGTGCGCGCCGCGCGAGCTCGAGCAGGTGTTCCTGAACCTGCTCTTGAACGCAGCGGACGCGAGCGCGGGCGGCGGCACGATCCGCATCACCACCGCCCGCGAGGGTGACCGCGCGCGCATCGACGTCGCCGACGAGGGCGCGGGCATCGCGCGCGAGCACCTGCCGCGGGTGTTCGATCCGTTCTTCACCACCAAGCCGGTGGGTGAGGGGACGGGCCTCGGCCTCTCGATCTGCTACGAGATCGTCGAGAGACACGGGGGCGAGATCGAGGTCAGCTCCGAGCTCGGCCGAGGCACCGTCTTCACCGTCCGGCTGCCGCTCACTCCTAGAACTTGA